A window of Pirellula sp. SH-Sr6A contains these coding sequences:
- a CDS encoding NRDE family protein — MCLLAIQYRVVSESPILVAANREEFFDRRSTGPSIQAGKPRILCPTDQRSGGTWLGVNQHGVFVGICNRRTLEPLGSNRSRGLLCKEVLRGSNSQSCMDRALEELDKHQFEACNLVIADRDRGFVIHHEYENEVIEMRAGLNIVGARNLNDPRDERVQLASRLLTLQTLDSPVKFLAVASRVFARSPTPTGRANMVMRGADYGTVSSTLIALGAKPRDAIYQYSDGPADEARYEDYSPLLRDILSRGLRESKPKAAAVTSGFDALD; from the coding sequence ATGTGCTTGCTAGCCATTCAATATCGCGTGGTTTCTGAAAGCCCCATACTTGTAGCAGCCAATCGAGAGGAGTTTTTTGACCGACGGAGTACAGGCCCGAGCATCCAAGCTGGCAAGCCTCGAATCCTTTGCCCGACTGACCAACGAAGTGGTGGAACCTGGTTGGGCGTAAATCAGCACGGTGTATTTGTCGGGATCTGCAACCGACGAACACTCGAACCGCTGGGTAGCAACCGCTCCCGAGGATTGCTCTGCAAAGAGGTCCTTCGGGGAAGCAACTCGCAATCCTGCATGGACCGCGCCCTCGAAGAACTTGACAAGCATCAATTTGAAGCTTGCAATTTGGTGATCGCAGACCGCGATCGCGGGTTCGTGATCCACCATGAGTACGAGAACGAAGTCATCGAGATGCGAGCTGGCCTCAATATCGTTGGCGCACGAAATTTGAACGACCCTCGCGATGAACGCGTTCAGCTTGCTAGCAGGCTGCTCACGCTCCAAACGCTGGATTCCCCTGTCAAGTTTCTTGCGGTGGCGAGCCGAGTCTTCGCACGTTCCCCAACCCCTACCGGCAGAGCCAATATGGTGATGCGCGGCGCGGATTACGGCACGGTCTCGAGCACGCTTATTGCGTTGGGGGCAAAACCCCGCGATGCCATCTACCAGTACTCCGATGGCCCCGCCGACGAAGCCCGTTACGAAGATTACTCGCCTCTTTTGCGAGATATCCTCAGCCGCGGCCTGCGAGAGTCGAAACCCAAAGCCGCGGCCGTTACCTCTGGCTTCGACGCATTGGACTAA
- a CDS encoding glycosyltransferase family 87 protein has translation MLDNCANDFKSPTAASSTNGPLTTSWPYRQLLPVLAFFLVGCIYLFFSPNYQWSTILQSTPYGADFLQEWIGGHMIWNGQIGSVYSEQFIASQHEPMVTGFEWDANQFFPPVYPPPHYLFFSPWGALPYRFAVMGWLAFLLSAACLASILLQSIEGQAPGVRPYLWIAVLLFPPLLLSITLAQKSVLWLLLFVIVCRWLKQERWFAAGLVAGLVTIKPTLCFLLPLLMVLDRRWRFLGGMALSTAVLWGAAIWFFPQEAWAGFLSIASTAGRYTDQHGFHLDWSCNLISLASSLPIGWSGWGKMAISLPLALYALLAAVEDRSRWNDPKRWMTWMLATILLSPHFYHYDLCILLLPIVWMLATDPRRGICYFVTLSLAFVLAPDVYALWQIPLLPVVLLGMLCELRLSYRLSSSMSSLIIAPRSGLPDRR, from the coding sequence ATGCTGGACAACTGCGCCAACGATTTCAAATCGCCAACGGCCGCGTCGTCGACCAACGGACCCCTCACAACCTCTTGGCCGTATCGGCAATTGCTACCCGTCTTGGCGTTTTTTTTAGTCGGGTGCATCTACTTGTTTTTTTCTCCCAACTACCAATGGTCCACCATCCTCCAATCCACACCCTACGGCGCGGACTTTTTGCAGGAATGGATCGGAGGGCACATGATCTGGAACGGACAGATCGGGTCGGTCTACTCCGAACAATTCATCGCCTCGCAACACGAGCCGATGGTCACCGGATTTGAGTGGGATGCCAATCAGTTTTTCCCTCCGGTCTACCCACCTCCCCATTATCTTTTCTTTTCCCCCTGGGGAGCCTTGCCGTATCGCTTTGCAGTGATGGGCTGGCTGGCGTTCTTACTCAGCGCCGCTTGCCTCGCATCGATTCTTCTGCAGTCCATCGAGGGACAAGCACCAGGCGTACGTCCCTATCTTTGGATTGCAGTGCTCCTCTTTCCGCCTCTACTCCTATCGATCACCTTGGCGCAAAAGAGCGTTCTATGGCTCCTCCTTTTTGTGATCGTATGCCGCTGGCTGAAACAGGAGCGATGGTTTGCAGCAGGACTGGTGGCCGGTCTAGTAACGATCAAGCCGACTCTCTGCTTCCTCCTCCCTCTCTTGATGGTCCTCGATCGCCGATGGCGATTTTTAGGTGGGATGGCTCTGTCGACGGCAGTCCTTTGGGGGGCTGCCATATGGTTCTTCCCGCAGGAAGCATGGGCCGGATTTCTGTCCATCGCATCGACCGCCGGTCGCTACACCGACCAACACGGTTTTCATCTCGATTGGTCCTGCAATCTGATCAGCTTGGCGAGCAGCCTGCCTATCGGTTGGTCTGGGTGGGGAAAGATGGCCATCAGTCTCCCGCTAGCCCTCTATGCGCTCCTCGCCGCCGTGGAAGATCGATCGCGCTGGAACGATCCCAAACGCTGGATGACGTGGATGCTGGCGACGATCCTGCTCAGTCCTCATTTTTACCATTACGATCTGTGCATCCTTCTGCTTCCGATCGTTTGGATGCTGGCGACTGACCCGCGACGCGGCATCTGTTACTTTGTCACCCTATCACTTGCCTTCGTGCTCGCGCCCGATGTGTATGCGCTCTGGCAAATCCCACTCCTACCCGTTGTCTTGCTAGGCATGCTGTGCGAGCTGCGATTGAGTTATCGACTTTCTAGCAGCATGTCGAGCCTTATCATCGCTCCACGATCAGGGTTACCGGACCGTCGTTGA
- the dtd gene encoding D-aminoacyl-tRNA deacylase: MMRAVLQRVSKASVTVEGTVVGKIDRGWMVLLGIRRGDCRETAKWLAEKCVGLRAFSDEAGKMNLSVRDVSGSMLIVSQFTLYGDCIKGRRPSFDQAEEPGIANELYEFFCEQVAAQGVSVEKGIFRADMQVSLVNDGPVTLIVER, from the coding sequence ATGATGCGAGCGGTGTTGCAGCGTGTTTCGAAAGCATCCGTAACGGTTGAAGGAACGGTTGTTGGCAAGATCGATCGAGGATGGATGGTTCTCCTCGGAATCCGCAGGGGAGATTGCCGCGAAACAGCAAAATGGCTTGCGGAAAAATGTGTCGGACTCCGAGCCTTCAGCGACGAAGCAGGAAAGATGAACCTATCGGTTCGCGATGTTTCGGGCTCGATGTTGATCGTGAGTCAGTTCACGCTCTACGGCGATTGCATCAAAGGCCGGCGACCTAGCTTCGATCAAGCGGAGGAGCCGGGGATCGCAAACGAATTGTATGAGTTTTTCTGCGAGCAAGTCGCCGCGCAAGGGGTTTCGGTCGAAAAGGGAATCTTTCGTGCCGACATGCAGGTATCGCTCGTCAACGACGGTCCGGTAACCCTGATCGTGGAGCGATGA
- the lptE gene encoding LPS assembly lipoprotein LptE codes for MTKSLAGGVFLLLLSVCIPGCLGYNIGTRSLYRNDVRTIHVPIIKSNSFRPELGVQLTETLQKEIERRTSYKLADLGTADSILTCRMTGDSKRVIGETGTDEPRLLQTVMSIEMSWVDRRNLPLVETRFLPPGETSFLFSDNADFVPEAGQSISTANMRVVERLANHIVDQMEARW; via the coding sequence TGACCAAGAGCCTCGCGGGTGGAGTATTCCTGTTGCTCCTGTCGGTTTGTATTCCGGGATGTTTGGGATACAACATCGGCACGCGCAGCTTGTACCGAAACGATGTTCGGACTATTCACGTTCCGATCATCAAATCCAATTCATTCCGACCGGAGTTGGGAGTACAGCTCACCGAGACGCTTCAAAAAGAGATCGAACGAAGAACCTCCTACAAACTGGCCGATTTGGGTACTGCAGATTCCATTCTTACCTGCCGGATGACGGGCGATTCCAAACGAGTGATCGGCGAAACAGGAACGGACGAACCTCGTCTGCTTCAAACGGTGATGTCTATCGAGATGAGTTGGGTCGATCGACGCAATCTTCCTTTGGTCGAGACACGTTTTCTGCCACCTGGAGAGACGAGCTTCCTCTTTTCGGATAACGCGGACTTCGTTCCAGAAGCGGGGCAATCGATTTCGACGGCGAATATGAGAGTGGTGGAGCGATTGGCGAACCACATCGTCGATCAGATGGAAGCCCGCTGGTAA